The Euwallacea fornicatus isolate EFF26 chromosome 20, ASM4011564v1, whole genome shotgun sequence genome includes the window AAATTAATAATGTGGCCTAAAGTgttcaaagttgaaaattacaCGCAATTAATAGATTCAATTCAATCAGCTTCCTGGAGGACCTTTGTTTCAGctagaatttcatttttttcgtctatggaagatgttttttttgggTATGAAAATTACCATCACAATTTTCGGATTCACTTCGTAATTGCCcgcttaaaaaattctttaccCCATGgaagttacaaatatttgcTATGACCgatcaaattatatttttccacACAAAATGTTCTGATATCATAAAATGAGTGTAGTATGGAGTGTAGATGTGAAAGCTTAACAGGTGCAGTGGGGTAAGTGCGTTACCGCATTGCCTCTGttataataaaactaaaaatgtaattagttAATAGTGATTTCAATCCAACGACATATATGAAGTGCATCATTTCTGGGTTTTCCCtgtgtaaataaattagttagGTTACACTTTAACGAAGGTCTATGCACAAATTCGGAATCCCGATTAAAGTGCCTCGTTTATCAGTgaaacatcaaatttttgattgaaatttacgtttgaaaaaagaatCGCAGATTGTttcccaatatttttttgagaaaagcaGTGGTCTACTCGTattccgaaaatatttatacacgGGGTAAGTGCATGTTCGACCGCAGTAACATCAAATATTTGGTCAAATGCAggaaagaaaaagaaacagATAGCGACGGGAGCGGAAGTAATAACTGTCGAAGAGGCTAAAGAAAGGTTAATTAGAGACAAGCAGCCAAAGCAGAAAGCATAAAAAAGCAGAATGAAGAAACCCATCAAGCACAATTGTGATAATGTTGATAACGACAATGACTTGTGTAGCAACTGCAAATGCGACTTTCGACTTTATATTGACCATCGATAATGAATTTAACGCGTTAGTTGCATACAGTGGGTGTGTGACAATTGTAACAGAAATTCGAGGAAGAAGCAATGTGAATGCGAGACATGTGTTGACGAAGATTAGTAACGCTCATTAATCTacaaaacaacaattaataattaattttttacataaaaccttttacgaaatgaaattattaagtatataATACACCATTTTGTAACttatttctctaatttttacactttttaccttttaattaaaaaaaaattcttgttttgTCGAAGAGTGTGTAACTTGTACACTAAACTAGCCTTTAAATGCGGTAAAAAGCAATTTGCAGCTAAATTATTACTAATTCTGCCCTTGTCCATTGACCTATGCTGTACGACGTCAAAGCATCTTACATCGGGGTGTCTACTATTGCCCCGTTGTCGGGGTAGGTGCTAAGCAATAGActtttgtttacaattttctttaatattgaattttatgatgaaaatttgaagttttcgcttattttaattaaatagcaATAACCCGGGATGCCGTTGATTAAAAAGAATAGATGCttgtataaataacaaaatatacgTATTAGtgtaaatcgaaatttaacAGAGGCCGGTCCGGACTTACCCCACTACACCTCAcattagaaatttattaatcgcTTATCGGGGGTTGGGGATCGATTGCGATTTATGTGTTGTAAGAAGTAGTGCCCTTTAACGTGGCAGCTGCTTTCCCCACTGAATTCGCCGAAAAACAATTATGTCGTTCTTTGAAGTGAATTTACGTTGGATTAGAGTTATTCAataaactatatttttttatttttgagggaAATGACCCGCATCAACAGCTTTTATATCTGGCCAGCTCCGCACGGAAGAAACGTTTTAACTTCTTTGTCCCCAACTGAGGAATAACCATCTTTCACCTCCACTAACGGGCGAATTTGGGCCACTCTTGATTAGTTAATCGATGgtcttttttgataaaattgttCTTCAGacgtaaacaaatttgaaGATCCGATGATAAGAATCCTTCCTGACCTTTAATATCGAGTCCTCTTCAAGCCGGCTCCTTTAATTAGAaacattatttctttttaactttCCGCCACGGCAATTAGAAATAAACGGAGGGAGCAAAAGAAAACCGAGAGGGCCCGAAAAAGAAAGGGTGAAGCGGGTTTCCTTAATGGCAACTCAAATGTTCTTTTGCTTTAATTATAGGTATCCTAATTACTCTAACTGCTCTCCCGCatattgaaaactttcaaaagGTAATTTATTATCAACGTTACTTGCTGAATCcaaaattgccttttttcGGGGGAAAATGTGGCCGTCAGTGCGAAGGTTAGACAACGCAATTATAATCATCTATAGGGGATTTTAGCTGGTGCAATTACGGCTGCAGTGTACCTCGAATCCTGGAAAGCGGAGGAGATCAATGCAGTCCAAACTAATGCTGTCTAATTGACAGGTTGTGTTCAATCGCCCTGGAACACGGATATAGGTAATTAATGTCAAGACCCGTGTTCCGCGCTGGCTGCTTGTCTGGCATTAGAGCTGAATACGCTTAACGTTACATGTGTAAGTACGGCTCCCGACTAGGGCATTTACTATCTGATTTACTTTCAATGCTGACAAATTGGGGTTCGATTGATCGAATATCTTCGATTTCCCTTTAGTGCTATTCCACGTTTGTTTCAATTAAGAATAGTAATACATTCACGTCGCAAATACACTCCATATATGGCGTTTTATGAGCACTTTATCACTAATTAAGCCAAGAAGTTATTAATGGCCTCATACGTTAATTTGCTTTCGTGTGAACTGCACCGATGAGTcggtcgtttttttttgtttttccttaatGGGAGCACttgttgacgttttgtgtAATTATACTCCCAGCGAGTAGAAACACACGtgtttttaatgattatttattagGAAATATGTGCCATAAATAGAGATCGTGAGGCCTTAAAACTACTAGTTTTTATCAGGACAATTCTTATGCCATGAAGACCCCATATTCGAACACAATGTGGGcgtaatttcgttttaatgaCGTCATCATTACTCCACTTCCCAAACACCTAAATTAACACTCCAGAGCGGTGTGATTGTTTTTATACCGCGCCATTAAATTCCGATTATCGCCCCCCGAAATTGAGACAGGTTGGCTCGTTTTTTCCTCCTGATGCGAAAGCTGCTATAGTTCGATTAGTTTCACTCACTGTTCATTTAGAGCGAAATTGGTTTATCAATTTACAGCCAAATGTTAACTTGCACCCAACCGGAATGACATTGATCTCCAAAAATTCATAATGTTTTAGAGGTTCTTGGGCGACCGGAAGTTGGCTAATCTGACACCCCTTTGAAATGGTGATGATCGTGAATATGATCCATTCGATTACACTATTCGAGACCTATCCAGCTCATTTTTTGTCACGAAACGCTGCAACTTTAAAGAAACGAAGTGgctatacaaggtgtccggCGAATACGGTCCTCCATCAGCACCTGGAAAACTATCACTAGGAACAAGTCGAATTTTGGGTATCATACTAAAGTAGAGGTGATTTattgcttaaaaatattttcaagaaaatgcaCTTCtggttataccggaaatgaaTACTAACTCGCTTactttaaataggacaccctgtgtattataaaaaatttcgtcTCCGGGGAAACTCATGAACATTTTCCATGTATAAAATTCCATACTTCAGTTtaacggtttttgagatatttagaattttccaaacaaaattgaCAGTTGCagttttaatgcattttctaacaattcacAAATTGAAGTTTCCATTATATCGTCATCAAcaataaacttgtttttctGTAAGATGTTTGAACAGATCCGCTAATTGTAAAATTATCCATTAAGCGTTTGAGGACTTTTCGTCATGGTTTCGTTTTTTCTAGATATTTAATATCAAATGCATGTCATGTTCtggttaataatttgttatattcATCATAAATAACAgacatattgaaaaaatattcttttgtaTAATTTACGGACGCCGCCATACttcaaaagtaaaataatttttttttttaataaagtaaaaacGGTTGGGTTTAGGTATGGACAATTGAATTAAAAGAGtactttacttaatttttatgataaatatgtattcattgaaaaaatttaactcactGATCCAAGGATAATAAACTATTTTGTAGAACAccgcaaaatttcattgaaaaatacttAACTATTTGCGAATTATTAGGAAATACCTTAATGGCAGCAACTGTCATTTTTCTGGTAAAATTCtgaatatctcgaaaaccgtaaaactTAAACATAGAACATTATACATGAAGAATGTTCTTAATATTGCACagaatataaatttgatataGTATATTAGGTGTTCCATataaaataagcgagttgacatACCTTTCCAGTATAACAAGAAGTGGtatttcctgaaaatattttcaggcaATAGATCACTTTCGCTTCAGTGTGgtattcaaatttcaacttttttctagtcatagttttcaagatacggatAGAGGCcctgtatacagagtgttcggAAAGATCATGTCATGAACTCAAGTGGTTATAGACGCGGTTAAAATAATGCTAATACTTCATATATAAAAAAGACCTAGCAGCCTTTGTTACCAAGTTATTCGCTATTAAACCAAgaagttgaaaaatgtatttttgccattacttttaaaaaatgatcatattgaaattaaaaggTTTAATTACTCAGAATCGTTCCTTATACAAAGAAgtcaaaatttataattttaacgcattcattttttactgaagtgacggaatcaatattttttttcgtaacttgattttttcataatttttctagaaatgaGCAAGCCTTACTTTAATCGATATCTTGTACTGCTATtgagaaaatcgcattttattatcaacataCACCATACATGTCAACAATttgaaatcaattaaaatgaaagtttattataaaaaatggtaTGTATTTTAGCTAAACTTGTTAAGAATGCTTGATATGACCACCTTGGACTGCAACAGAGGAGCTCCGACAGCATTACCTTATGCAAGTCCAAACATGAGATGTACATATATCTGCATACTCCTCGTTGCTAAACTCCAAAATATTACTAAAATAACTCATATTGATGATTTTGAATGTtgatatgaatatttttgataactttaGCTGCaatacatattattttttataataaactgctattttatttgatttcaaattgtTGGATTGTATGGGCgcatgttaataataaaatgcgattttctctAAAACAGTACAAGATATCAGTTAAAGCAGGATACATCTTTTTTgtaagaaaattatgaaaaaatcaagctatgaaaaaaatactgatttcGACAagccaacaaaaaaaatgaatcagTCTAAGTGAGGAATTTTGAATTCTATAGAAGGAAAACATATGAAACATCTGTTTACACGTGAAAATAAACACgaatatgaattatttaagGCGCCAACTTCCATTGTCACCATgatatttgtataaaatttgcaacaaaagaactattttgaactttttaccTTGAGAGCGAATAAATTGATAACGAAGCCTCATAggattttttcatatgaagaactaacattattttaacCTTCTCTATGACCCATAAAATTTGTGACGTGATCTTTCCGAACATCCTGTGTAAGTCCTCATCGAAAGAAAATCGAGTCTTGATATTTTTCCTCAATGACACAAATTAAGACCTCCAAAAACGGTTTCGCAGCACTCACTAAATTCAATACCTAAAAGAAATCTAAGACACTAGGAGATATGACATAATATGATGATCTTCAAGAACGCGATCTAGGATTCTGTATTGACTCCATTGAAGACTCTCGAGAAGCATGTTCTTCGAATTCTTGACAATTCAAAACATGGAAAACCTTAAAGAAATCACCTAGGAAATGCCATCGTCTCTTGGTTGGAGGAATCTATCAAAGTAATTTCCCGAGCAGGCGTTTAAATCTGTTTCACTCAAAAGAACTAATTGTCCGTTAAATAACTTGAAAGGAAACAGTGTGGTCCACGTGTGCACAGCTTTCTGAGTACCGCTTTGTTTCCGTCTTTAAGATGTTTACGTGCCTTAAATAAGCTCATTGATGTGTTTAGCAgtttataataattactttgTTGATGTCAGTGCACAGGCACGTGCTTTCCCGTAGGTGagtcaaataataaaatcaatacAAGCAGGAACTGATCATTTGATCACTCGACGCAGAGAATTTGTGAAGATAAAGTAGATTTGGAAGTTACATTTCCTTACAGGTGATGATGCAAATACAACGTGCACCATACGCAAAGGTACACATGAATACcagaaggtaaaaaaaaaaagatttactAAATTTACCTTACGCAAAAGCTAATTATTCTCATtttacagggtggcaaagaattttttttaattttgtaaatgggGAATAAATCTCCCAATTTCTGAATTTACAGACCTAAAATTGCTACTAGGTGGGGTTTCGCGTACGAAAAATCCATTTGAACCCTACGCCTTACCGagatacaaaaaaatctaCCTAAGTTCCTTGTTTTATCAGCGCTGATAACTTGGAATGTCTGATTACATATATGTACATCCTAAAACAACGGATatgctcaaaatttgatttgtatacagtgatggacaaaagtattggcacagcatatatatttttaagtagaACCTTttatctataaataaaaagagtATGTATCACACGGATAATGTTACATTACACCTTGAccttttaactttaattctGATCAAAGTACAAATTAAAGCgcaaatatggaaaatattttattgcaaacacAGGAGTAACTCGCAATTTTAAGGGGGAAAAGTACTGGCGCTGTTGATACTTTCTTCCAAGTATTTCTATCTATTTGactatattgaaaaataaaacacatttgcAAAGCgttatttgtatatttatgtCACTAAATATCAAATACAAGACCTTCGTTTGAATATCAGTCTGCATTGTAGATTGTTGTTAGTAGTAAAATGGATCGTAAAGGTAAAGAAACCACAGAGTCCGgaccaaaaataattcttaatttaTAGTGATTTAGAAAATCGTATTCCTAAATGGCAAATGTAGTGGAAGAAAGTCGTTTAGTTAACCTACATTatcaaacgatttaaaaactgcagtggttttaaaaatatgccacGATCTGGTCGGCCACCAAAGCTGTCAGCCAGAGAAGTgagacaaattattaaacagaTTAAGATAAATCCTCATACTTCAGCTTTGGAAATTACGTCTACATTAAAAAGCCATGAAGATAAAGACGTTTCTGCGAAAACTGTTCGAAGAATGTTGCATAGGGCCGATTAGAGAGCTAAAGTTGCTACGAGAAAACAGTACATcagtcaaataaatcagaggAAGCAGTTACATTTTGCAAATCAATATGTAAATCGATCAAACGAATTCTGGGaataagttattttttcagaCGAGagcaaattcaacatttttcattgagACGGAAAGTCTTTAGTGTGTAAAAATCAAAGTACTGAGCttgatgttaaaaatttgaggcCAATCGTTATGCATGGGGGAAGCAGTGTGTCCATTTGGGGCCGAAGGGCTGCAGAAGGTGTCGGAAATTTGATGTTTATCGACGAAATAATGGACaaaatagtttatttaaacattttacataataatttaagaCGGAGCACCGAAAAGCTGAATATATTTAATGATTACTCCttccaacaggataacgaTCCAAAGCACACGGCTTATGTCGTTGAATAATGGATAGTTAACCGGGTTCCCCATTAATTAGCTACTCCCCCTCACTCACCAGACATGAATCCGATCGAGAATTTATGGAACGACTTAGCAGAAAAGCATCAGAACGCtcaatttttcgaataaaaaccGACTTAAAGATATTCTTCAAGAATGGAATTCTATAAATGAACAATATACTCGAAAATTAGTCTACTCTATGCAAAGACAACTTCAGAAGgttatgaaaatgaaaagtctatcgacaaaatattaattctacTTTAGTACCATTCTTTTATGTCATTGTGCCAATACTATTGTCCGCGTAAAATTACGAGTTACTCttctttgcaataaaatattttccacattaacgttttaaatttaaacttatatCAAATATATAGTTAAAGGTTGAAGGTATGATGTAACATTATCCGTATGACAGATATCTTTTCTATTTATGAGATATAAAGCTctatttcaagaaataaatggtgggccaatacttttgtccaccaCTGTAGCTCTAAAACTATAGACAGTATAAATATAAAGTGGgaagaattttgaaagtttaaaaCTCTATATTTGGACACCGAAGCTCTAAGTTCAATCGCCTGCcctattaaattttctcgCTTAAAAtctgaatcaccctgtacgCACAGTAAtagattaaatttgtttctaaaacATACGAAATGTCTATCATAAACTGATATAACATGAAATGTGGGTGGATTGATTTAACCAGGGACTTTACAATTCATTTGACGGATGGCATAAATTAGGGctaaataacaaagttgtttgaaaactttatcaaaaataaagtttattgtAGCAGATGAGTCAAAGGAATAACCCACAACTCTAACGCTGTTAAATACTCATATCAGGTTTGAACTTTAACGgtaagaaataaaagaatataacCGGTCAATGCGCGCGTACagtaaatatacaggatgtctcagAATGAAGAGGTCGACGTTTAATCACCTATTACTTggttaaaaatatatcgattcataTTGATATACTTACATATGATATGGTCTCTGCCTGGAGATAGAGTCTCTCCAAATCTCActgacttttttaacttttgcaGATAAGTCGAAAACGACTATATAGATTGCAACGAAATTGGAGGTATAATTTTTCTGCTTTTCGGGGCATATCCGACttggattattattttaaaattatcaagaaTAATGGTCAATTACTAGTACATCGAATATTAAATACTCCAGAACCTTTTTATTCGCTCttgaagatatatttttttgtgaatttccCTCTTtgttacgcaacttttttttttcttattaaattttaatttccagcCTTAAttagttacaaaaaaatgtaattttttatttcgatttctgGAAAACCGCCTTTTAAAATAGCTGTTTTCGGCCTATCTGCAaaacttaacaaaaaattgaaacattggGATGCTGTATACCtagaaaaaaagaatttcGCATGTAAGTGTATCACTACAAATCGATATATTTATGACCAAGGAATGTGTGGCTAAGCATTGACCCCCTCATTCTGTGTCACCTCGTATGACATATGTAGCTatagtatttttattatcagttaAAACCAGGAAAGAACTTCTTACCAATACACATCAAAGAAATTCAGAACATAGacgtaacaaaaattatattttttgaatgattaGAACAAATGAGTTTAGTAGgtatacattaatttttaattaaatttaaatacagcTTAGATCATAATCATCAGTGAAATTGAGACATGAGGAGACACATGATacccttttttctttttgtataaCATGAGCTATAGAGTTTTTCCCCATTATTGTCTAATTCACTTATTACTACTAcagaatattttccaaaactaCGTCACTTAAAGTTGATGACTTATTTATCTTTcgtggtgttttttgaaaccGGAAATGATAAGGGGCGCCGTCCATTACAATGACTGAATTACGGGGGATGTTTGGTAGTGGCTATTCAATGGTACATTTTTCTAATAGTTGAGCAGTCATATCTTCGTGGTAATCAGCAGAAGATTGGCTTATATTTTTAGCGGAGAACAACAAGCCGTTTGGCACAAATCCATTTTCACTGCCAGCACGCAGAATAATAATTCGTTTGCCTCTCGAACATGGAGTATCTAaacagcaatttttaaaattatttatccaACCATATTTAATCACTTCAAGAACGTCGAGCCACGGTTCATCTAAATAATCTATACATATTTCTAATTATCGATACTCcataaatttatgtaaatataatCTCTGCAAACCAACTATTCGGTGTGAATCCATTACCACCAttctattatcatttttttttatatttaaaactgcAACCCATCATAATGGCTCGCAATTTGCCAAGCAATTATACTTATAATGTGAATAGTCTTTTAGCTTTTCTCGAATTATTTCTAGTATAGGTACCGtattttctttagaaaaattgTAGATAACCCTTCGAATAACATCTATGTCCCCGGCAtcgatttgtttaaattttcttgcaGTCCCTTTCCTTTCAAAGCTATGGTCTATAACATTTTCTTCCTTAATAACCCAATAAATCGTTGACAATGATAATTTAGTCATTTCGTTTATTATTATGCTTGTTTTCTGTGTTTATACAGCcgtaaatattcaaaacgaGACGTGGGCACTGCACATGTAagtctttgtttttaaaatcgcTACTAGTCCCTGCAAAATTCacatttactttattttccaaataatctTCAAAGGGCCGGCAAAAAGCCAATTAGTCTTATGAAAAGTATATATATTAAACTATGAGTGACTTAATTTAACTATGTAACACCACAAACGgacaataaatattcaatttaaagcgCCCTTAATCGGCGCCACTGGTTTGAATTTGTTTACACCTGCGAGTACCGGTCTCTGCGCGGAGTGGCTGCACATTTCAAATATTCGTCGTTTCTCCACACAGACAGAGGCAATATTCAGTTGGTCTGCTGGCTTAGACATTCGAAAGATTACAGGGCCCCGTCACCGGATAGTACCGAAGAATGTGTGATTGATTCTACGTCGTGATTTATCTTCTATAGGTGAGGTTTTCAACTGATATTAAAAACACTATGTATAATGTAGGATCATCACTTGTATTAGTACTTGCATTTACAGTCATGGCTCCATGGCCATTCACTTGTTCCTCAGTAGAATGTTTTAAgtataaattttcatgatttcGTTGCAAATTAAACTAAAGACTATgccatttcaattttctctatAAATACAGACATGTCatggtaaaaaataagaagaTTGAATTGTTATTAGCGGATTTATACATAGCTCCCTAAGCAAAGGAAAGCTGTTTCcgtaccatttaaaatttgttaccaAAGGGTATTCAAACCAGAATTGATTTCTGCAATTTATTACGTCAAAAGCAACATCATGATCcttaattctttaatattgTTCACCGACGAGGCAACATATCCAAACAGAAgtatatttaattgaagaaaCGAGCATTCTTACAACACAGAAAATCCTTATTTAATGAGAGACCATGACTTTCCACATGAACattcattacattttttttttttttttaagtcattgGTGTAGACATCCACACCTAGCAGCCGGGAGAAACGAATGGCAAATTAtgagatttattttcaatttccacaatgaaagaaattacttgaaaaatcgatgaaaattgataaaacaaGCAACTTTTCTATGAAGCAAGTTAGGTAAATcgctcaattttttaacttctagCACTAATTTGTGCAATTATTTCTGGGACCCCCTGTGTAGGACACATTCTAGGGAGtgggcaaaatttaaaacaacaaaagACTTGAAAGTGAGCCAATTCTCATTCTTTATGTAATAATCCTTACAGTCAAATCATGCTCAAACATGGAGCTGTTCTAATATGTTCAATTGGCGACTTTTAAGTACTTTCTCGTGCTTACAAGCTTATGGCGATATGCAAAACCGGATTTGTAGGAATAACCTTAGAACCTGGCATTTTATTGGCCGTAAGGTGCGACGCCCACCTGAGGCAGGTGAAATCGCAGGTGAGGAGGATCTATACGGGGCGTTTGCGGACCATTTCATGCGCGTTCTCTTACCTGGCGCAGCAGGTGAGCGCAATGGTTAGAACGCTCCTCCTGTTATCGATTGAACAGGTGAAAAGGCCTCCGATTGGCTCGGGGCGATTGCTTTTTCATTGCTCAAGGTTTCTCTCCTACTCAGGAGTGGGTGAAGAACTAACGAAATCCTCCATACGCATAAACAAGTTCACTATTTACATACTAATCTTTCAACACCCACACGGATTTTAGACTTTTACTGATATTTTGTGAAGTTCCGACATACCGCGGTTATTCAACTTCCACGGGAAACAAGATACATCCGACGTAATTACTCACATAAAAAGTGTGATAAGATACCAACCTCCAGGCCCCAGGTCCAGATTCCCCCTACGTTATGATCGAATTTTTTCTATACCTAAATTATGTAAGTTAAGTGGAGGTTGGTGCCTGAAGAAGTTTAATTTGGCCTTATTCTCATTCCCCGTCCATATCAATCAAGAATCGCAGAGCCGGAACTTTTTCCTGATTAGTATTCCGACTCTAACGACGGCAGTGCTTGGCTTTGACATAACCAGTTAGTTCGTATTAATAACTTTAGTCGAGTTTATATAAGAAAAAGACCGCTTAGAAAAATGACATGTTTTTACCCCGGCCTGTCCTCAGATTCCAGTGGGACAAGTTCCGACGATCACCTCCTCGTTATCTAACGTCCATTCAGAGTTTTATCTCTCAGTCTCAGCAGCTACATTATTTGCTGTAGTTTCTATTCTTTTGACTGGACAAAATCTGCAATTACTTACCCAGAGACTCAAAGCGCTCCTtgaacagattttttttgacTGTGGAGTTGGCACCCACTGGAAAGAGTTGGCCAGTTTCGCTCTGGAAAATTGTTTCGCCgcagttttatatttttaaacagacATCTCGTTGAAAGGTAGTAACTGGAAAAGTGCATGCCGACGACAGCCAGCTAAATTGAGGCATTATACTTTAGTTACACATGAGGAAGCATTAAGCAAAATAGATTTGGTTTTAGGGGAAAGATCTTACTAAAAGAAAAAGCCATTAAGGTATGGATAGATTCTCCCATTC containing:
- the LOC136345666 gene encoding uncharacterized protein, coding for MTKLSLSTIYWVIKEENVIDHSFERKGTARKFKQIDAGDIDVIRRVIYNFSKENTVPILEIIREKLKDYSHYKYNCLANYTPCSRGKRIIILRAGSENGFVPNGLLFSAKNISQSSADYHEDMTAQLLEKCTIE